The window GAGGAATAATCGAGATAAGGCGAGGTGGCGGCAAAATCCCGGTAGATGTTGTTTATCCGGTCTCTTTTGATTGGATTGTCAGGCTCGTCCTGAATGTTTAAGACCAGAACGATCAGCGACCCGGTTGAGGTCGGGATCCGGACTGATTCAGCGATAAAACCGATGGATTTCATTTCCGGAATCACCAGGGCGAGGGCTTTGGCGGCGCCGGTGGTGGTCAGAATAATATTGTTGAGGATCGAGCGGTTCTTCCTTAAATCGGTTGCGCCTGCACCGGGCAATCGATCAAGAACCTGCTGGCTGCCGGTTGCGGCATGAACGGTAACCATGGAGGCGCTCAGGAAATTTTCGGCGCCCAACTGATCGAGCAGGGGTTTGATCATGTATGACAGGCAGGTTGTGGTGCATGAGGCGGCAGAAATCAGGCAGTGTTTGCCTGGAATGTAATCTTCCTCATTAATCCCCATGACGGTGGTGACTGCGTCATCGGGCATCGCCATTCCTTTGGCCTTGATCTTGAATGGCGCCGACAGGATAGCTTTTTCCGCGCCGGCCTGGAGATGTCCGCGGAATGCGCCTCTTTCACTGCCGGGATCCGCCGTGGGGTCGTTGAATACTCCGGTGGTGTCAACAACCAGGCGGACATCGTTTTCTTTCCATTTGATGTCCTTGGGGTTTCTGGCTTCACGGAGAATTGTGACCGGTATGCCGTTGACGACCATGGTGCCCGCTTCTTCATTTAATTCCTCAATGACGCGGGTTGCCCGGTAACCGTGAAGATAATTCTCAAGCCGGCCATAGGAGCTGTCGCGTTCGATGGAGGCGGCGATATCGGCGAGTCCTGTACCGACCGGCCTCCCAAGATTTACAACCAGAGATGAAAAGTGTTTGCGGCCGACATGATGCCATAATGAGAGTTTGCCGATCCTGCCGAGTCCGTTGATGCCTAATTTCATTGAACCATTTCTCCTTATATAATTAGGGGGGGCTGATGGTTTTGGGCAAAGCTATCTGTCGTGTTCTTTGGGATTAGACAGCTGGTATCGTTACCTCAGTTGGTGCTGATTTCGAACCGGTAATATAAGTAAGGAGCCCGATTGAGGCAAGTAAAACTTGGTGGTTATTTTGCCGATGGTTGATTCAATGCTTTGTGTTTTCAATGTTTTCAGAGGAGTGGCGGAGGCTCTGAATGTCCATGCGGCGGGTGGTTCAAGGCGGGCCTGTGCGATGGGAAAAATTGAGTTGACAATCATGCGGTCTCGGATATAATCATCGGTTTCTTTTATGGGAAATGGGCCTATAGCTCAGTTGGCTAGAGCCACCGGCTCATAACCGGTCGGTCCCTGGTTCGAGTCCAGGTAGGCCCACCAGTTAAAGTGTTTTGAGGTTCCGTTACAGGCTGTACAGCAGGTATTAATCAGGCCGACCGAAATCGGCTTCACCGCGTCTCCGGGCGCCGGTATAAGGCATGATGAAAGAGTGCCCTCGCACGTTGACCACAGAAAGAATTTTTATAAGATTGAAAAAAATAATCCGGCCCTCTGGGGTAAAGGGGCTGGACCCCGCCGGAAAAGAAAAGGTGCAGACGCCAAGGCGATGCGCCTTTTTTTATTGTCCCCTGCAGAACAGACTGGTGACTTCTGTTGCCGGGTCTGTCGCTGAGAGTGGGGTAGGCTATTTACAGCGTCCGGGCTGGTATTCGGTCTTTTGATCGGGCGGGCCGTAACATCTGCCACAAGGAATTATGCCGAAACAAGCTGTTGTTCTGAAAGATCTGCTGTGCCTGCTTGAAGAAATTGCCGCTTCAGACCTTGCCGAGCCATGGGATAATGTCGGTCTCATGGTCGGTGATCCGAATCAGATTGTCTCGGGTGTTCTGGTTGCCCTGGACCCGACGGAAGATGTTCTCGTCGAGGCGGTAAACCTGGGATGCAACGTTCTGCTGACGCACCATCCCCTGATATTCAAACCCATGAAGGCTCTGGTTCTCGACACCTACCCCGGCCGTCTTCTCGCAAAGGCGGTGACTGATGGGATTGCCGTTGTCGGATGTCATACGAATCTCGACAAGACCGCCGGCGGGGTGAACGATGCGCTGGCGAAGGCAATCGGTCTTTCCGATTGCGGGGGTCTGGAAGTGGATAATGATGAGAACCCGGGAGCTGGTTTCGGTCGGATCGGCAGGCTTTCTCCTGCGCGTTCGTTTGATGCGTTTTCTTCCGGGCTTATGAAAGCGCTTGATTTGCCGGTATTACGAATTGCCGGGCCGAAACCGTTGCAGGTGGAGTGGGTCGCCGTTTGTGGCGGCAGTGGTTCGGATCTGGCTGAAAAGGCTTGCGCAGCCGGCGCCCAGGTTTATGTCACCGGTGAAGTGAAACACAGTACTGCGAGATGGGCCGAGGATGCCGGATTTT of the Pseudomonadota bacterium genome contains:
- a CDS encoding glyceraldehyde-3-phosphate dehydrogenase — protein: MKLGINGLGRIGKLSLWHHVGRKHFSSLVVNLGRPVGTGLADIAASIERDSSYGRLENYLHGYRATRVIEELNEEAGTMVVNGIPVTILREARNPKDIKWKENDVRLVVDTTGVFNDPTADPGSERGAFRGHLQAGAEKAILSAPFKIKAKGMAMPDDAVTTVMGINEEDYIPGKHCLISAASCTTTCLSYMIKPLLDQLGAENFLSASMVTVHAATGSQQVLDRLPGAGATDLRKNRSILNNIILTTTGAAKALALVIPEMKSIGFIAESVRIPTSTGSLIVLVLNIQDEPDNPIKRDRINNIYRDFAATSPYLDYSSEQNVSADIIGMPFAATIIEGTETHTRTANIRVNLDKLGMGCEAKGILEVPVTQAVIYGWYDNELGSYTNMLGDRTVSIAEQMV
- a CDS encoding Nif3-like dinuclear metal center hexameric protein; protein product: MPKQAVVLKDLLCLLEEIAASDLAEPWDNVGLMVGDPNQIVSGVLVALDPTEDVLVEAVNLGCNVLLTHHPLIFKPMKALVLDTYPGRLLAKAVTDGIAVVGCHTNLDKTAGGVNDALAKAIGLSDCGGLEVDNDENPGAGFGRIGRLSPARSFDAFSSGLMKALDLPVLRIAGPKPLQVEWVAVCGGSGSDLAEKACAAGAQVYVTGEVKHSTARWAEDAGFCVIDAGHYSTENMVVPALASLVRSRMQEKGVEINVKETGIQTSPFRVVFRDQGTV